One Pseudodesulfovibrio cashew DNA window includes the following coding sequences:
- the ettA gene encoding energy-dependent translational throttle protein EttA has translation MSNEAEKIIYSMYKVTKRHGQREVLKNISLSYFYGAKIGVLGLNGSGKSSLLKILAGVDTEFEGETHVKEGFTIGYLEQEPLMGESRTVREVVEEGVGEVMEIIREYNAINEKFAEPMEADEMDALIERQGQVQELMDAKGAWDIDSKLDMAMDSLRCPPGDTPVDVISGGEKRRVALCRLLLQSPDILLLDEPTNHLDADSVAWLERFLSTFPGTVIAVTHDRYFLDNVAGWILELDRGRGIPWKGNYSSWLEQKQNRLAQEAKQDADRQKTLQRELEWIKMSPKGRRAKGKARINAYEAMVSHESQRLADDLQIYIPPGQHLGKQVIVADHVSKAMGDKLLAEDMNFIIPPNAIVGVVGPNGAGKSTLFKMIIGEEKPDSGEMTIGATVDLAYADQNRDSLVPGKTVYEIISEGAEFIKLGDRDVNARAYCSRFNFAGSDQQKPVDVLSGGERNRVHMAQMLKSGANVLLLDEPTNDLDVNTMRALEDGLENFAGCVLVISHDRWFLDRIATHIIAFEGDSKVEFVEGNYSDYVADRKKRLGVDADQPHRIKFRKLTR, from the coding sequence TTGAGCAACGAAGCAGAAAAAATTATCTATTCCATGTACAAGGTGACCAAGCGCCACGGTCAGCGCGAGGTCCTGAAGAATATTTCCCTGTCCTATTTCTACGGCGCCAAGATCGGTGTGCTCGGCCTCAACGGTTCGGGTAAGAGCTCGCTGCTCAAGATTCTGGCCGGTGTTGACACCGAGTTCGAAGGTGAAACGCACGTCAAGGAAGGATTCACCATCGGCTACCTGGAGCAGGAACCGCTGATGGGCGAAAGCCGCACGGTCCGCGAGGTAGTGGAGGAAGGCGTGGGCGAGGTGATGGAGATCATCCGTGAATACAACGCCATCAACGAGAAGTTCGCCGAGCCCATGGAGGCCGATGAGATGGACGCGCTGATCGAGCGCCAGGGCCAGGTTCAGGAACTCATGGACGCCAAGGGAGCCTGGGACATCGACTCCAAGCTCGACATGGCCATGGATTCCCTGCGCTGCCCTCCCGGCGACACGCCAGTGGACGTCATCTCCGGTGGTGAAAAGCGCCGCGTGGCTCTGTGCCGCCTGCTGCTTCAGTCGCCCGACATCCTGCTCCTCGACGAGCCTACCAACCACCTGGACGCGGACTCCGTCGCCTGGCTGGAGCGCTTCCTTTCCACCTTCCCGGGCACGGTCATCGCCGTAACCCACGATCGCTACTTCCTGGACAACGTGGCGGGCTGGATTCTGGAGTTGGACCGAGGCAGGGGCATCCCCTGGAAGGGCAACTACTCCTCCTGGTTGGAGCAGAAGCAGAACAGGCTCGCCCAGGAAGCGAAGCAGGACGCCGATAGGCAGAAGACCCTGCAACGCGAGCTGGAGTGGATCAAGATGTCGCCCAAAGGCCGTCGCGCCAAGGGCAAGGCGCGCATCAACGCTTATGAAGCCATGGTCTCCCATGAGTCCCAGCGGCTGGCGGACGACCTTCAGATATACATCCCGCCGGGGCAACATCTCGGTAAGCAGGTTATTGTCGCCGATCATGTAAGCAAGGCCATGGGCGACAAGCTGTTGGCCGAGGATATGAACTTCATCATTCCGCCCAACGCCATCGTCGGTGTTGTCGGCCCCAACGGCGCGGGTAAGTCCACGCTGTTCAAGATGATCATCGGTGAGGAGAAGCCGGATTCGGGCGAAATGACCATCGGCGCCACCGTTGACCTTGCCTACGCCGACCAGAACCGTGACTCGCTGGTGCCCGGCAAGACCGTGTACGAGATCATCAGCGAGGGAGCCGAGTTCATCAAGCTGGGTGATCGCGACGTTAATGCCCGCGCCTATTGCTCCCGGTTCAACTTCGCTGGTTCCGACCAGCAGAAGCCGGTGGATGTCCTTTCCGGCGGCGAGCGCAACCGTGTGCACATGGCCCAGATGCTCAAGTCCGGGGCCAATGTACTCCTGCTCGATGAGCCTACCAACGACCTGGACGTGAATACCATGCGCGCCCTGGAGGACGGCCTTGAGAACTTCGCCGGCTGCGTGCTGGTCATCAGCCATGACCGCTGGTTCCTGGACCGTATCGCCACGCACATCATCGCCTTCGAGGGCGATTCCAAGGTGGAGTTCGTGGAGGGCAACTACAGCGACTACGTGGCCGATCGCAAGAAGCGGCTTGGCGTGGACGCGGACCAACCCCACCGGATCAAATTCCGTAAGCTGACTCGCTAG
- a CDS encoding DMT family protein, giving the protein MRVTLITALMLTASNIFMTFAWYAHLKELNQRPWYVAALLSWGIALFEYMIQVPANRLGYTTLTLPQLKILQEVLALAVFAPFCLIYMHQPLKLDYLWAALCLLGAVYFIFRS; this is encoded by the coding sequence GTGCGAGTCACCCTGATCACCGCGCTGATGCTCACCGCATCCAACATTTTTATGACCTTTGCCTGGTACGCCCACCTCAAGGAGCTGAACCAACGTCCATGGTATGTAGCCGCACTGCTAAGCTGGGGAATTGCCCTGTTTGAATACATGATCCAGGTCCCGGCCAACCGACTCGGCTACACCACGCTGACCCTACCGCAACTCAAGATCCTGCAGGAAGTACTGGCGCTGGCCGTATTCGCCCCCTTCTGCCTCATATACATGCACCAGCCCCTGAAGCTCGACTACCTCTGGGCGGCACTCTGTCTGCTCGGTGCCGTATACTTCATATTTCGCTCCTAA